Below is a genomic region from Pseudarthrobacter sulfonivorans.
GCATTGCCGCCGGGCTCGTTGCCTTGTCGTCCGTGGCTGCTAACACAGTCACTGGCACGCGGATGCCCGCAATGCGGTCCAGGACGTCATGCTCAGCAATCGCGCACCAAGTGGCGGCGGAGGTAACGCGAGGGGTTGAGAGCAGTGCATCTGTCGCGTACCTGACTGCGCCGAGCGGGTCCTCCCCCGATAGGTATTCCGGTGTGAACCATCGCGAGATCGTTGAACTCAACATGCCCGCAGGGCCGTTTTGGTCGAACTCATCCGCCCGCTTTCGTAATACGGTCCGATCTGGGGGCCTCGCGGAGCCGCACGCGAGAAAGAGGGATGCAACCAGTTCGGGCCGGCGGACCACCAGATGCATTGCGACCATCGCGCCCAGCGAGCAGCCGACCAGGTGAGTCGGGCCTGCAAGGCCGGCCGCAATGTCATCTGCAAACTCCGCCATGGTGACGCTCGCGACCGCGACCCTGCCACCATGGCCCAGGAGGCTGCGGCCCTCTATCCCCGGGACGTCGATCCAGGTGGCCCCGGCTGCGTTGAGGCCTACAGGATGCAGGAATACAACGGCAGCATTGGGACTCATAAGTGTTCTTCCAGGTCCCTCGGCTCCGTCAACCCCTGACCAAGTTGAGACCGCCGTCGACGATCATGCTCATCCCTGTGATGTAGCCCGCGTCATCCGAAACAAGGAAGAGGGCAGCGTTGGCAACGTCCCAGGCGGTACCCACACGGTTTGCCAAGGGCACTCGAAGTTGCCTCATCGCGACGACTTCCTCTCGTGACTTGCCGAGCTTGGACGCTCGAGACTCGACCGCCATTGGGGTGTCAATGATCCCTGGGAGGATGACATTGACTCGGATCCCGAATTCGGCGTTAGCAGCTGCGATGTTCTCCGTAAGAGCGATGACCCCCGTCTTCGACGTCTTATATCCAGCGAGCGGGTTCGCGGTGAGCGCAGCCATAGACGCGATGTTGATTATTTTGCCGGACGACTGCTCCCGCATGATGGGAAGCACGTGCTTGCAAGCAAAGAGGACGCTCTTTAGGTTGACGTTCATCAGAAAATCCCAGGCTTCTTCGGTGATCTCGGTCACCGGACCGTCCCCGCCCATGTGACTGATACCGACGTTGTTGTGGAGAATGTCCACACGGCCCCATAGCTGCTTACACGCAGCAACCATAGCGACGACAGATGATTCATCAGTTACGTCGGCGGCGAAGGCTTGCGCATCTCCCCCATCATTCGTAATGAGCGTTGCGGTCTCCTTGGCTGAGTCCAGATCTCGGTCGACAACGAAGACTTTGGCCCCTTCTCGTGCGTAGGTGACTGCGACCGCCCGTCCGTTGCCGACGGCCGCGCCCGGCGCCTGCCCTGCTCCTACTACGATGGCAACTTGATTTGCCAGCTTTCCAGCCATTGAACTGTCCTTTCGAGACGTTTGCATTGTCATGGGCTCCCGCCCTAAGCGGGCCTTATTCGCCCGTGAGGAATCTCCGTGGTACTTCCCGCATCATCAGGTCCACGTCCGTGCTCGATACCCCGCTGCTGATAAGAGCAGGTAACCCGATTCGGGAGAGAAAAAGCAGTCCGTCGGGGTTGTAGTCATCGGCGGGTGGCTCAGTCATGCCGGCTGGTACTGGGCGAGTAGCGCCGAAGTCGTGACCGAGCATGATCCGGTGCGCCCACCCGCGGTCCACCAGAGCCTTAACGGTTGCATTCCGCTGCTGCCAGTTGGGCCTACCCGGACGGCCAGGATACCGGTCCATTGAGAGCCAGACACCTTGATCCAGCAGTAACAGCAGGTAATCGACATCGGTCGTGTCAGCGCTGTGACCGATGCAAATGCGATCCACGGGGGTGCCCTCCTCCAGAAGTATGCGCAGCTGGTCCCGCCCTTGTTCTGCCTCAGCGTGATGATGAGAACTGATCGGACGTCCGGTACGGGCAGCAGCACGGCCGGCGGCGCGCAAGACGTTCTCGTGAACCGGCGTAATGCCCGCCACGTCTGTGGCCACCTTGATCACTCCGGCCTTGATGGAAGTGTTATCGATGCCTTCCTCGATCTCACGCACGAAGATATCTGCGCTGGCTGCAACGCTCCGAGTCAAGAAGGAGCGCGGAGGATCCAGCCAGATTCCGGTCGCCACGACCACCTGAATCCCAGCAGCGCGGGACACTTCCTGGATGAACTTCACGTCCCGACCGAGATCGGGTGTCGTGAGGTCAATCATGGTGTCGACGCCTGCCTGCTTGACCTCGCGCAAACTCGAGATAGCACGCTCAAGCGAACGTTCACGGTCGAACATCCACGGATAGTGTTTTGTGTCTTCACCTGCGCTCGTCATCACATGTTCGTGGCTGAGCGTGAATCCGAGTTGTGAAGGATCGATCGGACCCAGAGCGGTCTCGACGGCGACCATAGTTAAGCCTTTCCTGGAGTTGGGAGGTCTAGCGCCATGCGGAGTACATTTCAGGCGGTCCATAGTCTTTGAGGGGCTGTGACCATTCGTCTTCAACATCGACTTGGAGCGCGAGCAAAACGCGGACAACGTAGTTGTAGTAGCTGGTAATCATGATGAGCTGAGTCGCGTGCTCGCGACCAAGCGATTCCTCGATGACCTTCCAGTCTTGGTCCGAAATTTCAAGCTTGAGAGTGAGATCCCGGGCTGCCCTCAACACCGACTTATCTAGCGGCGACAGTGACGTCTCTTCCCCTGCACTCTCTGCAACGATGGCGCGAACATCGTCGTCTGTGACTCCGAAGTCCCTGCCGATCTTGACGTGGTGGCTGAACTCGTACGCTCCGCCGGTCGAGTATCCAACTTGGATAATGGCCATCTCGCGAAGACGCCCGTCCACCGACGATTCGTTGCGAATCCATTTTCCGACAGGTGAAAACGCCTTCATCGCGCTCGGAGCGTTGGCCATTGCAGCGAAAACATTGATGGGTCGGGTTAGTAGGTCTTGGTACTCTGCGGGAAGATCCTCGCGTCGGACATACGGCACTCTGGCCATTGAACTCTCCCTTGCTATTCTGGATTTAATTTCGCGCGTCGGACCCCTCACAAAACCTGCGCTGACGGCGCAGGGATCTCGGGGAGGTTAATCAGCGCCCTCATTGATGTCGAAACCCTTGCGCCCGCGGCGGACGGCGAGGATGCTGAGCACGATGGCGGCCCCGAAGATGATGAGGAGCCCGATGGTCAACGGCCGTTCCAGAAGGATGCCCAGTCCATTGGTGGACATCGACATCATTCGTCGCAGGTTCACCTCGAGTAGCACGCCGATGATTCCAGCGAGGACAACAGGTCCGGCCTCATACCCCCACCGCCTCATGAAGTACCCGATGACGCCGGCACATATCGCGACCAGGACGTCGAATGGTTCGTTGTTGAGTGCGTAAACGCCCACGAGCGAGATCATGATGGTGACGACGCCGATGACGACCATCGGCACACGCAAGAGCTGAGCGAATGCGCCCATGAGGGGCACATTCAGGAACAGCAAGATAGCGTTCCCGATCAGCATGCTGGCGATGATCCCCCAGAAGATCTCCGGGCTATCCTGCACAAACTTTGGTCCCGGCGTGATTCCCTGAATTTGGAGAGCGCCATAGACCAGTGCCATCACTGCGCTGGTTGGAAGACCCAAGGTAAGAAGCGGTAGGAAGCCAGTCTGGGATCCGGCATTGTTGGCCGTTTCCGGGCCGGCGACCCCCTCTATGGCTCCCTTCCCAAACCTCTCAGGCTTTTTAGCGAGTCGCTTCTCGACTGCGTACGAGGTCATTGATGACAGGACCCCTCCTCCACCTGGCAGTAGTCCGATGAGCGAACCAATAACGGAGCCACGCGCGATCGCTGGAGCCGAAGCTACCAAGTCCCCCCGGGTCGGATAGGCGCCCCTGAGCCCGCGCGGGACTTTTACCGGGGTCTCCGCTCCCTTCATGCGGTAGACGATCTCGCCGATCCCGAACAAACCCATGGCGACGGCGACGATGTCGATGCCGGAATTCAACTCCAGGGACCCGAACGTGAATCGGCCTACACCGGTCAACGGGTCCTGACCCACCGTCGCGACGACCAAACCGACACACGCGGCAATCATCGCCCTTACCGGTCGTCCACTCGCGATAGCCACCACCAGCGCAAGGCCGATCAGTGCAATGAGGAAGATCTCAGGAGGCCCGAAGTTTCGCGACAACTCAATGAGGGGCGTTGCGAGCACCACTAGTGCCAGTACCGCTACCACGCCGCCGATGAAGGAACCGACCGCCGCGATTCCAAGCGCAGGGCCAGCACGCCCCTGACGCGCCAGCGCATACCCGTCGAGAGCTGTGACGACCGAAGCCACCTCACCGGGAACGTTCACCAGAATGGTCGTAATGGTACCGCCGTACATGCTTCCGTAATAGATTCCGGCGAGCATAATGACCGCAGTCGTCGGTTCCATGGTGAAGGTAACCGGAAGCAGCATGGCCATGGTGGCCGTGGGTCCCAAACCTGGCAGGACACCAATCACCATGCCTACGAGCACACCGATAGTTACTGCCAAGAGATTCCCAGGCGTCAGTGCCGTGCTGAGCCCCTGCAGAAGGCCAGTCCATGTGTCCATTCTTAGCCTCCTGCCAGAAATGATTCGACCGGGATAGGAGCACCCAGCAAGCGGTATATGACGAAGTAGATAACGGCCGCGACACATACACTGATCACGAATCCGCGCACGGTGAGGCGAATCCATCCACGTGGTTGATCGGGTCGGTCGGAGAAGACCACCATCCACAGAGTGCCGAACACGAGACAAGCCGTCACGAGGCCGACGTAGACCAGCAGTACTGCAAACAAGGCAAGGAGGCCGATTGCCGCGGAGACGCGTACCACGCCCGCTCGGTCAAGCTTGCCCTCTCCTTCTTCGCCAATGACCTCAAGCCGGGATTGAATCACCAAGAGCACAGCCAAGAAAACCAGTACCGCGGTTGGCCAAGCCCCCGGTCCAATCTTGCCGTCGTCGTAAATCCCCAGCTGAGCGCTGTAGACCGCCCCTAGGCTGCTGACGAGCGCAGCGGCATACAGGGGGTACCGTTTCCTGGCGAGGCGCGATTTCGTTGTCCGCGCTTGTGCCGACATGGGTTTCTCTTCTGACGGGATCATGGTTTAGAGTCCGGCTACGGCTGTCTCGAGTGCTTTAAGACGACGCGTGCTCTCCTGCGCATCGATGAACGTGATGCCCACCGTTCCCAAGCGCTCCACAATTTCCGGCTTCGCGACACACTTTTCGAAGGCACCGGATAGGACAGAAACGACCTCGTCCGGCATACCAGCCGGCCCGGCCCACGTTACGAGGTTGCTCGGTGCCGGCAGTTGGCCCTCGGAATGTCCAGCTTCCTCGAAGGTAGGGACCTTGGGTAGGAGTTCTACGCGCTTGTCGGACTGCAGGCCCAAACCAACGAGTTCACCGTCGGTGAGCCACTTCATCGTGTCCGTGCCCAGGTAGCCGATAGCTGCGTCATAGTCCCCTGTATCAAGTCCGCGCTTGACCTCGCCGACGGCGGGCTGAACAACCGTCTGGATCTTGTGACCCTGCTTGATCCAGTTGCTCGCGATAATTCCGCTACCGGATTGTTCGCCGGCGACGGCGACAATTACGGGGGTCGTGCTCTTGAGGAGGTCCCCGAGAGACTTGTACGGGCTGTCTTTGGGCACCATCACAATCTCGGGCGATACCTTGGTGCTCGCCACGGTGCCGAGATCATTGAGGTCGTAACCCGCGTCTGGGTTGAAGTGAGGAACCAGCACGAAACTTGATGTGCCGCCGAGCGTGAGGGTGTAGCCGTCCGGCTTGGACCTCGCAACCTGCGAAGTGGCCAGTGCACTCGACGCGCCCTCCCTATTTTCGACAACCACCGGCTGGCCCAGCTCTTCTTCAACACAGCTGCTCAAAATGCGACCGGTCACGTCTGTGGGCGACCCCGCGGCAAAACCGAGAACCACCGTGATCTTCTTTGTCGGGAAGCTGGCGCCCCCCTCCGGACTCGAACTCGTTGCCTGTCCGGCGCAACCAGTGAGCGCGAGGGCTCCAACGATGACTGCTGCGGTGATGGCTTTCCGACGCATGGTGTTCTCCTTTGAACGTTAATTGGGTGGACCGGGTATGGCAGTGGCTCAGAGATGAAGGTGCAGAACAAAAACGTGCAGTACTAATACGGGAAGTTCGTCCCGTCGAATTTCGGCGGTGGTTATCCCTTGGGCCGCGCCTTCACCACCAGGAGGGGCTCAAGCTGCGCGGCGAGACGCTCTCGGAGACGTGTGGGAAAGGTTTCAGGTGAAAGCTTGCGGACGGGCGACCGGCTTATTTCATGAAGGTGCGCCCCGTTGCAGTTCAACGCGACGGTGCGGGCATGCGCTGCGTCCGAAATGTATCCAGCCTGCTGCCCCTCCTCAAGAATGCGAGTGACGAGGGCCAGGGTGCGGTCCCCCATGGAGATCGCCTGGGCACTCAGGCTGGAAGCATCGTCCAGACCGACCATCATGAATGCCGAAATGTTCATGGGATCCGAGACGTACATAGACGCGCGGGATTCATAGATGCGGTAGATCCGATCGAGGTAGTCGCGGCCGCTCCCACTTGGGGCGAGGGCGTCGGCTCGTTCGATATCGTCGAGCAACGCCGCAACACGCTCTCCGATCATCATCAAGAGCAGATCGGACTTCGAGTTGACGTACCGAAAAAGGGTGGCCTCGCCCACCTCCGCCAGACGCGCAACTTCGCTCATGGACACATCGTCGTAGCCCCGGGCCGCAAACAACTCTTCGGCAGCGCTACGAATGCGCGCAATCCGCTTCGCCCTGCCACGCTCGCGTAGCGTCGGCTCTTGATCCGTCTTAGGCGCAGTATTTTGCAAGCCCATGGTCCCTACTCTCCATTGATAGTCTTCTCCGATCGGAGTCTGCTATTAGTCCTAGCATCCAACCGAGAGACCTGCAACCAGAGTGCGGCACCAGATTGACTGTTGAACCTCGCAAGTTGCGCCCTCCTACCGCTAGAAGCGTGTACCTCGAGCCGGGTAATCCGTTGATTCAACGATAGCATCCTCCGATTGGAGGACACTATCATTAAAGCAGTTTCAGTTCGTGCAGTCAAGGTGTTGAGACCCAGAGCGGGGCCAAGGATTTCGATACGGAGCCGAGGGGATCGGTTGAGGCATCCCCTCGACTCGGCGCGGGGATCACACGGGTGTCCAATCTGCGAACACCAGCGCAATGTTTGGTAGCCATCGAGGACGGTAGTTGCTAATCTCAGCCGTTGTGGGTCACCAGGCCGCACTTAACGCCCCATCTGATTGGTCACCGGCGTTCCAACAGCGGCGCACCGCGCTAGTCATCCTCTCGCAGAGCTGCGACCGTATCCAGCGTCTTGCTCTTGCGGCGGATCGAAGGCGTGATGAATCCGGCGAGCAGGACGACCGCCGCCAGACTCCATATACCGATGGAAATCGGTGACGAAACGATGAAGGCCAGGTCACCTCGGGATTGATACATGCCCTGGATGAAATATTTCTCGATGAGCGGGCCCAGAACCAGACCGACTAAAAGGGAGGCAAGGCTGAAGTCCAGCTTGCGCATCACGTAACCGATCATGCCCATGATCAGCATTATGTGAACGTCGATCAAGTTGTTGTTGAGGCTGTAGGAGCCAATGGCTGCCAGCACGACAATGATGGGAATGAGGATGTGCATGGGGGTTCCCAGAACGCGAACCCAGACTCCTACCAATGGCAGGTTCAAGATGAGCAGCATGATGTTGGCAACGAACATTGCGGCGATTACGGCCCAGAACACTTCCGGGTGATGCGTCATCAGCAACGGTCCCGGTTGTATCCCCTGAACCTGCATGGCGGAAATCATCAGTGCCAGCGTGGCTGAGAATGGCAAGCCTAAAAGCATGAGCGGAACCATTCCGCCAATCGCGGCAGAGTTGTTCGCTGCCTCAGGACCGGACAGGCCCTCTACCGCCCCAGCTCCAAATTCTTCGCGACGCTTCGAGAGAGTTTTTTCCAGCTTGTAGGAGGTGAACGTAGAAAGAGTGGCAGACGGCCCTGGAAGCAAGCCGAATAAGAATCCGAGGAAGGAACCTCGAACCCACGGAAAAACTGCCCGTTTCAGTTCTTCGCGGGTCGGAATAAGTTCTCGAAAACCTACTCGTTTTGCTTTCACGATGCCCGATTTGCCTTCGAGCATGTACATGATCTCAGAAATCCCGTACAGTCCCACAGCGACCGAAGCCAGTGCCACGCCGAGGGATAGATCCAAGTTTCCAAACGTGAAGCGTTGAAAGCTTTGGGTTGGCTCGGTCCCAATTGTTGCTAGCCCGACCCCAAGAACCATGGGAAATAGCCCCGAACCGAGGCTGCCCCCAGAAATCCGAGCGAGAACCAGCAACCCGCCGGCTGTTAGTGCGAAAAACTCTGCCGCGCCGAAGCTCAGTGCTATTCCCATGACGAACGGAATAGTGAAAAGCAAAATCATGAGGGCAAGAGTCCCGGCTATGAACGAGCCCAAAGCCGTAATAGAAAGGGCAGCTCCTCCGCGGCCCCTCTTCGTCATCTCGTAGCCGTCGAAGGTGGCGACGATGGCCGATGCATCACCAGGGATATTGAGAAGAATGGAGGTGATGGATCCCCCATACTGAGCGCCGAGATAGACACCGGCTATCATAATGAGGCCCACAGCCGGTTCATATGTGAAGGTCAGCGGCAGGATCAGTGCAGCGCCGGCTACCGGCCCAAGACCGGGCAGCACCCCGATGACCGTTCCCGCAAGAGCGCCAACAAGGGCTGCGAGCATTAACTCTGGCGTAAGTGCCAGACTGAGGCCGTAGAGGAGCCCCTCAAGTGAATCCATACTACTTACGTCCTTTGGAAGGCTCACCAGATTCCCCCAGGCAAGCGGATCGACAGTAATTCCATGAATGTCCATGACAGTCCGCCGCCGATGAGCACGCTGTAGACACCTGAGCGCACCCAACCCAGCGTGCTCAGAGTTCGGAGAACTGCGAGGACATAAAGGGATGAGGCGAGGTATTGCCCTAAAAAGGGTAGGAGAACAACAAACGCTACGAGGCTCCCAACGAACTGGACCAGGAGCCGACGCTGCCGGCCCTGCGGTAGCTCAAGAGACTCACTGACTTCTGAAAACATGAGTGCCTCCACTATGACGATCAGTGTGACGACCACGGCGGCGATTCCTACCCCTGCTGGGAAAATTCCCGGCCCAGGGGCTGCCGGACTGCCTTGCGGCATATTTAGTGCAGCGATCAGGTAGCCGGCCGCAAGAAGGAATCCCAGGCAGCCAAAGACCAGCCGTCCCATCCGTTTCTGATCCAATTGCAACTTGTTTTCCATCATTGGGATCCTGTTTCCATAGCTAGAGAGTCAACTCGGACTGGTTCCGAAGGGGAGTCGTCGGAGCGCA
It encodes:
- a CDS encoding TetR/AcrR family transcriptional regulator: MGLQNTAPKTDQEPTLRERGRAKRIARIRSAAEELFAARGYDDVSMSEVARLAEVGEATLFRYVNSKSDLLLMMIGERVAALLDDIERADALAPSGSGRDYLDRIYRIYESRASMYVSDPMNISAFMMVGLDDASSLSAQAISMGDRTLALVTRILEEGQQAGYISDAAHARTVALNCNGAHLHEISRSPVRKLSPETFPTRLRERLAAQLEPLLVVKARPKG
- a CDS encoding tripartite tricarboxylate transporter permease yields the protein MDTWTGLLQGLSTALTPGNLLAVTIGVLVGMVIGVLPGLGPTATMAMLLPVTFTMEPTTAVIMLAGIYYGSMYGGTITTILVNVPGEVASVVTALDGYALARQGRAGPALGIAAVGSFIGGVVAVLALVVLATPLIELSRNFGPPEIFLIALIGLALVVAIASGRPVRAMIAACVGLVVATVGQDPLTGVGRFTFGSLELNSGIDIVAVAMGLFGIGEIVYRMKGAETPVKVPRGLRGAYPTRGDLVASAPAIARGSVIGSLIGLLPGGGGVLSSMTSYAVEKRLAKKPERFGKGAIEGVAGPETANNAGSQTGFLPLLTLGLPTSAVMALVYGALQIQGITPGPKFVQDSPEIFWGIIASMLIGNAILLFLNVPLMGAFAQLLRVPMVVIGVVTIMISLVGVYALNNEPFDVLVAICAGVIGYFMRRWGYEAGPVVLAGIIGVLLEVNLRRMMSMSTNGLGILLERPLTIGLLIIFGAAIVLSILAVRRGRKGFDINEGAD
- a CDS encoding tripartite tricarboxylate transporter permease; the encoded protein is MDSLEGLLYGLSLALTPELMLAALVGALAGTVIGVLPGLGPVAGAALILPLTFTYEPAVGLIMIAGVYLGAQYGGSITSILLNIPGDASAIVATFDGYEMTKRGRGGAALSITALGSFIAGTLALMILLFTIPFVMGIALSFGAAEFFALTAGGLLVLARISGGSLGSGLFPMVLGVGLATIGTEPTQSFQRFTFGNLDLSLGVALASVAVGLYGISEIMYMLEGKSGIVKAKRVGFRELIPTREELKRAVFPWVRGSFLGFLFGLLPGPSATLSTFTSYKLEKTLSKRREEFGAGAVEGLSGPEAANNSAAIGGMVPLMLLGLPFSATLALMISAMQVQGIQPGPLLMTHHPEVFWAVIAAMFVANIMLLILNLPLVGVWVRVLGTPMHILIPIIVVLAAIGSYSLNNNLIDVHIMLIMGMIGYVMRKLDFSLASLLVGLVLGPLIEKYFIQGMYQSRGDLAFIVSSPISIGIWSLAAVVLLAGFITPSIRRKSKTLDTVAALREDD
- a CDS encoding phosphotriesterase family protein, producing the protein MVAVETALGPIDPSQLGFTLSHEHVMTSAGEDTKHYPWMFDRERSLERAISSLREVKQAGVDTMIDLTTPDLGRDVKFIQEVSRAAGIQVVVATGIWLDPPRSFLTRSVAASADIFVREIEEGIDNTSIKAGVIKVATDVAGITPVHENVLRAAGRAAARTGRPISSHHHAEAEQGRDQLRILLEEGTPVDRICIGHSADTTDVDYLLLLLDQGVWLSMDRYPGRPGRPNWQQRNATVKALVDRGWAHRIMLGHDFGATRPVPAGMTEPPADDYNPDGLLFLSRIGLPALISSGVSSTDVDLMMREVPRRFLTGE
- a CDS encoding carboxymuconolactone decarboxylase family protein; translation: MARVPYVRREDLPAEYQDLLTRPINVFAAMANAPSAMKAFSPVGKWIRNESSVDGRLREMAIIQVGYSTGGAYEFSHHVKIGRDFGVTDDDVRAIVAESAGEETSLSPLDKSVLRAARDLTLKLEISDQDWKVIEESLGREHATQLIMITSYYNYVVRVLLALQVDVEDEWSQPLKDYGPPEMYSAWR
- a CDS encoding Bug family tripartite tricarboxylate transporter substrate binding protein: MRRKAITAAVIVGALALTGCAGQATSSSPEGGASFPTKKITVVLGFAAGSPTDVTGRILSSCVEEELGQPVVVENREGASSALATSQVARSKPDGYTLTLGGTSSFVLVPHFNPDAGYDLNDLGTVASTKVSPEIVMVPKDSPYKSLGDLLKSTTPVIVAVAGEQSGSGIIASNWIKQGHKIQTVVQPAVGEVKRGLDTGDYDAAIGYLGTDTMKWLTDGELVGLGLQSDKRVELLPKVPTFEEAGHSEGQLPAPSNLVTWAGPAGMPDEVVSVLSGAFEKCVAKPEIVERLGTVGITFIDAQESTRRLKALETAVAGL
- a CDS encoding SDR family NAD(P)-dependent oxidoreductase, giving the protein MAGKLANQVAIVVGAGQAPGAAVGNGRAVAVTYAREGAKVFVVDRDLDSAKETATLITNDGGDAQAFAADVTDESSVVAMVAACKQLWGRVDILHNNVGISHMGGDGPVTEITEEAWDFLMNVNLKSVLFACKHVLPIMREQSSGKIINIASMAALTANPLAGYKTSKTGVIALTENIAAANAEFGIRVNVILPGIIDTPMAVESRASKLGKSREEVVAMRQLRVPLANRVGTAWDVANAALFLVSDDAGYITGMSMIVDGGLNLVRG
- a CDS encoding tripartite tricarboxylate transporter TctB family protein, which translates into the protein MIPSEEKPMSAQARTTKSRLARKRYPLYAAALVSSLGAVYSAQLGIYDDGKIGPGAWPTAVLVFLAVLLVIQSRLEVIGEEGEGKLDRAGVVRVSAAIGLLALFAVLLVYVGLVTACLVFGTLWMVVFSDRPDQPRGWIRLTVRGFVISVCVAAVIYFVIYRLLGAPIPVESFLAGG
- a CDS encoding alpha/beta fold hydrolase; the encoded protein is MSPNAAVVFLHPVGLNAAGATWIDVPGIEGRSLLGHGGRVAVASVTMAEFADDIAAGLAGPTHLVGCSLGAMVAMHLVVRRPELVASLFLACGSARPPDRTVLRKRADEFDQNGPAGMLSSTISRWFTPEYLSGEDPLGAVRYATDALLSTPRVTSAATWCAIAEHDVLDRIAGIRVPVTVLAATDDKATSPAAMRAINEAVSGSRYVEIAGPHMAFLENPRDFSSRVREHLQKTR
- a CDS encoding tripartite tricarboxylate transporter TctB family protein, which produces MMENKLQLDQKRMGRLVFGCLGFLLAAGYLIAALNMPQGSPAAPGPGIFPAGVGIAAVVVTLIVIVEALMFSEVSESLELPQGRQRRLLVQFVGSLVAFVVLLPFLGQYLASSLYVLAVLRTLSTLGWVRSGVYSVLIGGGLSWTFMELLSIRLPGGIW